The following are from one region of the Corylus avellana chromosome ca1, CavTom2PMs-1.0 genome:
- the LOC132167171 gene encoding cyclin-U4-1-like, which translates to MADLENPDVMPKLIAFLSSLLQRVAESNDLNPRLQPQKISVFHGLTRPNISIQSYLERIFKYANCSPSCFVVAYVYLDRFAQRQAALPINSFNVHRLLITSVMVAAKFMDDMFYNNAYYAKVGGISTTEMKFLEVDFLFGLGFRLNVTPTTFHTYCSYLQREIILQQPPVIVAEPSLNLGRSLKAHLCFNEDEPSSHQKQQLAI; encoded by the exons ATGGCGGATTTAGAGAACCCAGATGTGATGCCAAAGCTCATAGCATTTCTGTCTTCTCTTCTCCAAAGAGTGGCGGAGTCCAACGATCTCAACCCTCGGCTCCAACCGCAGAAAATCTCAGTCTTCCATGGCCTCACTCGCCCTAACATCTCCATCCAAAGCTACCTGGAGAGAATTTTCAAGTACGCCAATTGCAGCCCCTCTTGCTTCGTTGTGGCATACGTTTATCTCGATCGCTTTGCTCAAAGGCAAGCTGCTTTGCCTATCAATTCCTTCAACGTTCATCGTCTGCTAATTACAAGTGTCATGGTGGCTGCAAAATTCATGGATGATAT GTTCTACAACAATGCTTACTATGCAAAAGTAGGAGGAATCAGCACAACAGAAATGAAGTTTCTTGAAGTGGACTTCCTATTTGGCTTGGGCTTCCGATTAAATGTGACACCCACCACCTTCCACACCTACTGCTCCTACCTCCAAAGAGAGATTATTCTGCAGCAACCTCCTGTTATTGTAGCAGAACCTTCTCTAAATTTAGGGAGATCACTAAAAGCCCACTTGTGCTTCAATGAGGATGAACCCTCCTCCCATCAGAAGCAACAACTAGCTATTTAA